In one Candidatus Gorgyraea atricola genomic region, the following are encoded:
- a CDS encoding phosphoribosylaminoimidazolesuccinocarboxamide synthase translates to MKKGKQIYEGKAKKVYETDKPDLFIQEFKDDATAFDATKRGTIKEKGVINNEISCAIFQLLESKGIPTHFVKKLSDRDMLIKKLNIVLVEVTIRNVSAGGLSKLLGIDEGISLKKPVLEYHYKRDDLHDPLINDYHIEMLGLASAKEMQKIKDYSFSINEILKDFFNKAGLKLVDFKLEFGRHKGKMLLGDEISPDTCRLWDKKTNEKLDKDRFRRDLGRIEEAYQEVLKRIKA, encoded by the coding sequence ATGAAAAAAGGTAAACAGATCTACGAAGGCAAGGCAAAGAAAGTCTATGAAACTGACAAACCTGATTTATTTATTCAGGAGTTTAAGGACGACGCGACCGCGTTTGACGCTACAAAGAGAGGCACTATAAAAGAAAAAGGCGTGATAAATAACGAGATCTCATGCGCGATTTTCCAGCTTTTGGAATCAAAAGGCATCCCCACGCATTTTGTGAAGAAATTGAGCGACAGGGATATGCTTATTAAAAAGCTGAATATCGTGCTTGTCGAAGTGACGATTCGCAATGTTTCAGCAGGCGGGCTTTCAAAGCTTCTTGGTATTGATGAGGGTATTTCTTTAAAGAAGCCTGTCCTGGAATATCATTATAAAAGAGATGATCTGCATGATCCATTGATAAACGATTATCACATAGAGATGCTTGGCCTTGCCAGTGCCAAGGAGATGCAGAAGATAAAAGATTATTCTTTTAGCATCAATGAGATACTCAAGGATTTTTTTAATAAGGCTGGCTTAAAGCTAGTTGATTTTAAGCTCGAATTTGGGAGGCATAAGGGGAAGATGTTGCTTGGAGATGAGATATCTCCTGATACATGCAGGCTATGGGATAAGAAGACGAATGAAAAGCTTGATAAAGACCGTTTCAGGCGGGACCTTGGGCGAATCGAAGAGGCCTACCAGGAAGTTCTTAAAAGGATAAAAGCTTAA
- the purM gene encoding phosphoribosylformylglycinamidine cyclo-ligase yields the protein MDYKKAGVDIDKSNRFVKDISKMVGGIGGFGAFTRIPKKYKNPVLVSSTDGVGTKLMIANLLDKHTTVGIDLVAMCANDIVVCGAEPLFFLDYFATGKLNRKKAKNIVKGIFDGCSQAGCALIGGETAEMPDMYKNEDYDLAGFCVGVVEEKRIIDGDSVKPGDRIIGIQSSGLHSNGFSLARKVFKKSELEGKAGKTLLTPTIIYVKVIQKLLKKVKVKSIAHITGGGFYDNIPRVLPKQTSALVYKYSWHVPGIFREIQRRAKIDDKKMYRTFNMGIGMAIVVNKKDLSKAHAVIKSLKLKSWTIGEIIKGKGEVVI from the coding sequence ATCGACTATAAAAAAGCAGGTGTGGATATAGATAAATCAAATAGGTTTGTAAAGGATATTTCGAAGATGGTTGGCGGCATCGGTGGGTTTGGCGCATTTACAAGGATTCCCAAGAAATATAAAAATCCTGTACTTGTTTCGTCAACTGATGGCGTGGGTACAAAGCTAATGATCGCAAATCTATTAGATAAGCACACTACAGTGGGAATAGACCTTGTTGCCATGTGCGCAAATGATATAGTAGTCTGCGGGGCTGAACCGCTTTTCTTCTTAGATTATTTTGCAACAGGAAAACTTAATAGAAAAAAGGCCAAAAATATTGTTAAGGGCATTTTTGATGGCTGTAGTCAGGCAGGCTGCGCTCTTATAGGCGGAGAAACAGCAGAGATGCCAGATATGTATAAGAATGAGGACTATGACCTGGCTGGTTTCTGCGTGGGCGTGGTTGAAGAGAAAAGAATCATAGACGGAGACTCTGTAAAACCTGGGGATAGGATTATCGGGATTCAATCAAGTGGCCTGCACTCGAATGGATTCAGTCTTGCCAGAAAAGTCTTTAAGAAAAGCGAATTAGAAGGTAAAGCCGGAAAGACACTTTTAACGCCTACGATAATTTATGTTAAGGTGATTCAGAAATTATTAAAGAAAGTTAAAGTAAAATCTATTGCCCATATAACAGGCGGCGGTTTTTATGACAATATCCCACGCGTATTGCCGAAACAAACATCAGCGCTCGTATATAAATATTCATGGCATGTCCCTGGCATATTCAGGGAGATCCAACGTCGGGCAAAGATAGACGATAAAAAGATGTATCGCACATTCAATATGGGCATTGGTATGGCAATTGTAGTGAATAAGAAAGATCTAAGCAAGGCACACGCTGTCATTAAGAGTCTAAAGCTTAAATCATGGACAATAGGCGAGATAATTAAAGGAAAAGGGGAAGTTGTAATATGA
- the purD gene encoding phosphoribosylamine--glycine ligase — MKVLVIGSGGREHTLVWKISQSKKVDKVFCAPGNGGIKEIAELVNISSDDINGLLGFAKESKIDLTVVGPEVALVQGIVDRFNEQGLKVFGPSKELAMLEGSKIFAKEAMKKFGLPTADFKVFSDAPSAKKYLKEKGTPIVIKADGLAAGKGVVVAQSIEEGESAIDSMLVKKIFGEAGDRIIIEDCLEGEEASILVFSDGKTIAPLVSSQDHKRIFDNDKGPNTGGMGAYSPAPVVSQELFNEIIEMVFRPIIDGFAKEGKFFKGVLYGGIMITKKGPMVLEFNVRFGDPETQAILPRLKSDLVDVMLACIDGRLDKIRLEWDNRTCIAVVAASGGYPGTYEKHKEIIGTGNFKDKKDIVVFHAGTVAQDGKIFTSGGRVLAVTGFGEGIKTAKQNAYTAIEKIKFDGMYYRKDIGDKAIRKL; from the coding sequence ATGAAGGTTTTGGTAATTGGCTCAGGCGGCAGGGAACATACATTGGTATGGAAGATCAGCCAGAGCAAAAAGGTAGATAAGGTATTCTGCGCGCCTGGCAATGGCGGCATAAAAGAAATCGCCGAGCTAGTCAATATAAGCTCAGATGATATTAATGGTCTTTTAGGGTTTGCAAAGGAAAGTAAAATAGATTTAACTGTGGTCGGGCCTGAGGTAGCGCTTGTCCAGGGCATAGTCGATAGATTTAACGAACAAGGACTAAAGGTATTCGGTCCATCTAAAGAGCTTGCCATGCTTGAGGGCAGCAAGATTTTTGCAAAAGAGGCCATGAAGAAGTTTGGTTTGCCTACAGCAGATTTTAAGGTCTTTAGTGATGCGCCCAGCGCGAAGAAATATTTAAAAGAAAAGGGCACACCTATAGTTATAAAAGCAGACGGCCTTGCAGCAGGTAAAGGTGTTGTGGTGGCACAGAGTATTGAAGAGGGAGAATCTGCTATAGATAGCATGCTGGTAAAAAAGATATTTGGCGAAGCAGGAGACAGGATTATTATCGAAGATTGCCTTGAAGGCGAAGAGGCATCCATCCTTGTTTTTAGCGACGGGAAAACAATAGCGCCACTTGTCTCCTCACAGGACCATAAAAGGATCTTTGACAATGATAAGGGCCCTAATACTGGCGGCATGGGAGCGTATTCTCCAGCGCCAGTTGTCTCGCAGGAATTATTCAATGAGATAATAGAGATGGTTTTTAGGCCTATTATTGATGGTTTTGCAAAAGAAGGAAAGTTTTTTAAGGGTGTTTTATACGGCGGTATTATGATTACAAAAAAGGGACCAATGGTCCTGGAATTCAATGTGAGATTTGGTGATCCTGAGACGCAGGCCATTTTACCAAGATTAAAATCTGATTTAGTAGATGTGATGCTGGCGTGCATTGATGGAAGACTTGATAAGATAAGACTCGAGTGGGATAATAGAACCTGTATAGCAGTTGTTGCCGCGTCTGGGGGATATCCTGGGACATATGAGAAACATAAAGAGATAATCGGGACAGGGAATTTCAAGGATAAAAAAGATATAGTTGTGTTTCATGCAGGCACTGTAGCCCAGGACGGAAAGATTTTTACAAGTGGAGGCAGGGTCCTGGCTGTCACAGGTTTTGGAGAAGGCATTAAAACTGCAAAACAAAATGCATACACAGCAATAGAGAAGATAAAATTTGACGGCATGTATTATAGAAAAGACATAGGAGATAAGGCAATTAGAAAACTCTAA
- the purE gene encoding 5-(carboxyamino)imidazole ribonucleotide mutase yields MVTKKRPVVGILMGSKSDAETMAETEKILKERKIPYEINVISAHRNPEKVRSYTKAAKKKGIKILICGAGMSAALAGVVSAYTDLPVIGVPMHTKALNGVDSLLSTVQMPGGVPVACMAIGKAGAKNAAILASRILAL; encoded by the coding sequence ATGGTTACTAAAAAGAGACCAGTGGTAGGTATACTGATGGGTAGTAAATCTGATGCAGAGACAATGGCTGAAACAGAGAAGATCTTAAAGGAGCGCAAGATTCCATATGAGATAAATGTTATTTCAGCTCACAGGAATCCTGAAAAAGTACGTTCTTATACCAAGGCTGCTAAGAAAAAAGGCATTAAGATCTTGATATGCGGGGCAGGCATGTCTGCGGCCTTAGCAGGAGTTGTCAGTGCTTATACGGACTTGCCAGTCATTGGTGTTCCAATGCACACCAAGGCTTTAAATGGAGTAGATTCTTTACTTTCTACTGTGCAGATGCCAGGAGGCGTACCTGTTGCATGCATGGCAATAGGTAAAGCAGGCGCCAAGAACGCCGCTATACTAGCCAGTCGCATTTTAGCATTGTAG
- a CDS encoding L-threonylcarbamoyladenylate synthase, with protein MKVVKVNPNFPEPHVIEEGARLLKEGGLVAFPTETVYGVGANLLDKKAIDRLYKIKKRPKGKPFTIHIARFEALKELKVNLSERAEKIVRKFWPGPLTVLVLNKKKEKIGIRMPNNKVALALIDKASLPIVAPSANLSGKNPPTSAKEIILDVDMVLDGGNTAIGIESTVLDVTVNPFKILRKGALSGEDLLADYHVLFVCTGNSCRSVMAKGMLEKFLKEAGLSKKVRVDSAGTGGFAGIPAATNTIEVMKEEGVDVSAHRGKPISPALLKKSDFVFVMEDVHKRYIVNALPKTALKTRLLKEASGIPDPIGKSIEEYRRIRDIIKDSVENIFLELFKKENKG; from the coding sequence ATGAAGGTTGTAAAAGTAAATCCTAATTTTCCAGAGCCGCATGTTATAGAAGAAGGGGCTCGTCTCTTAAAAGAGGGAGGACTTGTTGCCTTTCCTACAGAAACTGTGTATGGGGTTGGTGCGAATCTTTTGGATAAAAAGGCAATCGACAGGCTCTATAAGATAAAGAAAAGGCCAAAGGGTAAGCCGTTTACCATTCATATCGCAAGATTCGAGGCATTAAAGGAGCTAAAGGTTAATTTGTCGGAACGTGCAGAAAAGATCGTTAGAAAATTCTGGCCAGGTCCTCTGACAGTCCTGGTACTCAACAAGAAAAAGGAAAAAATAGGCATCCGCATGCCTAATAACAAAGTGGCGTTAGCGCTTATAGATAAGGCATCTCTACCTATAGTCGCGCCCAGCGCAAATCTCTCTGGGAAAAACCCGCCTACTTCAGCTAAGGAAATAATTCTTGATGTTGATATGGTATTAGACGGTGGAAATACGGCAATCGGCATAGAATCAACAGTATTAGACGTCACAGTAAATCCTTTTAAGATATTGAGAAAAGGCGCGCTTTCAGGAGAAGATCTTTTGGCTGACTACCACGTGCTTTTTGTATGCACTGGCAACAGCTGTCGCAGTGTCATGGCAAAGGGGATGCTGGAGAAGTTTCTAAAAGAGGCTGGCTTGTCTAAGAAGGTGCGTGTTGATTCTGCTGGCACAGGAGGATTTGCAGGGATACCTGCCGCGACAAATACAATAGAGGTCATGAAGGAAGAGGGCGTGGATGTCTCAGCTCATAGAGGAAAACCAATAAGTCCTGCGCTATTGAAAAAATCAGATTTTGTCTTTGTCATGGAAGATGTGCACAAAAGATATATAGTGAATGCTTTACCAAAGACAGCCTTAAAGACAAGGCTTCTTAAAGAAGCTAGTGGTATACCTGATCCAATAGGAAAGTCTATCGAAGAATACAGGCGCATCAGGGATATTATAAAGGATAGTGTTGAGAATATATTTTTAGAATTATTTAAAAAGGAGAATAAGGGATGA
- the rpiB gene encoding ribose 5-phosphate isomerase B, with protein MKIAIGADHGGFNLKQGLVKFLKKKGHSVKDFGTFSKESCDYPIYGYKVARVVGRARFPKGILICTTGIGMSMVANKVKGVRAALCDRTDIARLSREHNDANVLVLASKVTAPSKAKRIAAVWLSTRALGGRHQRRVRKI; from the coding sequence ATGAAGATAGCTATTGGCGCAGATCACGGCGGTTTTAATTTAAAACAAGGGCTTGTAAAGTTTTTAAAGAAGAAAGGTCACAGCGTAAAGGATTTTGGTACATTTTCAAAAGAGAGTTGTGATTATCCGATTTATGGCTACAAGGTTGCAAGGGTAGTTGGCCGCGCTAGATTTCCTAAGGGAATACTTATCTGTACTACAGGCATTGGCATGTCAATGGTCGCCAATAAGGTCAAGGGCGTGCGCGCCGCGCTTTGCGATAGAACAGATATTGCGCGTTTAAGTAGAGAACATAATGATGCCAATGTTTTAGTATTAGCGTCAAAAGTCACTGCGCCCTCTAAAGCAAAAAGAATAGCAGCTGTCTGGCTTTCAACACGCGCCCTTGGCGGGAGACATCAAAGGCGCGTTCGAAAAATCTAA
- the glyA gene encoding serine hydroxymethyltransferase, translating into MNSLKKIDPEIYEVIKKELVRQRDNVELIASENFASLAALEAQGSVLTNKYAEGYPSKRWYGGCEHVDEAERLAIKRAKKVFGAEHANVQPHSGTQANMAVYFALLKPGDTILAMDLACGGHLSHGLGHNFSGKFYNFISYGVNKKTEQIDYDEVASLASKNKPRMIVAGASAYPRTIDFKKFRQIADSVGAYLFVDMAHFAGLVAAGLHPNPVAYADVVSATTHKTLRGPRGGLILCRKELAKKIDTEVFPGVQGGPLMHVIASKAVAFKQAQAKEFKEYQAQIIKNSKTLAKSLEDSGFRIVSGGTDTHLLLVDLGPKGITGKEAVLILDKVHITVNKNLIPFDKKSPAVTSGVRLGTPAVTTRGMLEKEMKEIAAIIDCALTEKNDTSALNECAKKISALLKKFPLYREVKL; encoded by the coding sequence ATGAATTCATTAAAAAAAATCGATCCGGAGATCTACGAGGTTATCAAAAAGGAGTTAGTCAGACAGCGGGATAATGTTGAGCTTATAGCGAGCGAGAATTTTGCAAGCCTTGCCGCGCTGGAGGCTCAAGGGTCTGTCCTGACTAATAAATATGCTGAAGGGTACCCGTCAAAGCGCTGGTATGGTGGCTGCGAACATGTTGACGAGGCAGAGCGTTTAGCGATCAAAAGGGCGAAAAAGGTTTTTGGCGCAGAACATGCCAATGTGCAGCCGCATTCAGGCACACAGGCAAACATGGCTGTGTATTTCGCATTGCTAAAACCAGGTGATACGATCCTTGCAATGGACCTTGCCTGTGGAGGGCATCTCTCGCATGGCCTGGGGCATAATTTCTCAGGGAAGTTTTATAATTTTATATCCTATGGGGTGAATAAAAAGACTGAGCAGATCGATTATGATGAAGTAGCTTCTCTTGCGAGCAAGAATAAACCACGGATGATCGTGGCAGGAGCAAGCGCGTATCCGCGCACCATAGATTTTAAGAAATTTAGACAAATAGCAGATTCTGTAGGCGCGTATCTCTTTGTGGATATGGCGCATTTTGCAGGACTTGTGGCCGCGGGCCTTCATCCAAATCCCGTAGCTTATGCAGATGTGGTGAGCGCTACCACGCATAAGACCTTACGCGGCCCAAGAGGTGGCCTTATACTTTGTCGCAAGGAATTAGCTAAAAAGATAGACACAGAGGTTTTTCCAGGTGTCCAGGGTGGGCCATTAATGCATGTCATAGCCAGTAAGGCAGTGGCATTTAAACAGGCGCAGGCAAAAGAATTTAAGGAATATCAAGCCCAGATCATAAAGAATTCAAAGACATTGGCGAAGTCTCTTGAAGATTCTGGTTTCAGGATAGTGTCTGGAGGAACAGATACGCATCTTTTGCTGGTGGATTTGGGACCGAAAGGCATTACTGGAAAAGAGGCAGTATTGATCCTCGATAAGGTGCATATAACTGTTAATAAGAATCTAATACCTTTTGATAAAAAGAGCCCTGCTGTTACAAGCGGCGTAAGGCTGGGTACGCCTGCAGTCACGACAAGAGGTATGCTTGAGAAAGAGATGAAAGAAATAGCAGCAATAATAGACTGCGCATTGACAGAGAAAAACGATACTTCAGCCTTAAATGAATGCGCAAAAAAGATATCAGCGCTTCTTAAAAAGTTTCCTCTTTACCGGGAGGTAAAATTATGA
- the nrdR gene encoding transcriptional regulator NrdR — translation MKCPFCGHKEDKVIDSRSSEEGRSIRRRRECLKCKRRFTTYENIEETSLMVIKKDGRREPFDRKKVLAGLKKACEKRPISMQQLEDLAEKIEYTLQSKFEKEVDASQVGELLMEELYKLDEVAYVRFASVYRQFKDINQFMKELKGLLSHSK, via the coding sequence ATGAAATGTCCATTCTGCGGTCACAAGGAAGATAAGGTCATTGATTCGCGTTCTTCTGAAGAGGGTCGTTCGATCCGGCGTCGTCGGGAATGCCTCAAGTGCAAGAGGCGTTTCACAACATACGAAAATATAGAAGAGACGTCTCTCATGGTAATAAAAAAAGATGGCAGGCGCGAACCATTCGACAGGAAAAAAGTATTGGCGGGACTTAAAAAGGCATGCGAGAAAAGACCAATAAGCATGCAGCAGCTCGAAGACCTCGCGGAAAAAATAGAATATACACTTCAGAGTAAATTTGAAAAAGAAGTAGACGCTAGTCAGGTAGGCGAGCTGCTAATGGAGGAACTTTATAAATTAGATGAGGTTGCCTACGTGAGATTTGCCTCTGTTTACAGGCAGTTTAAGGATATAAATCAATTTATGAAGGAGCTCAAGGGCCTCCTGAGCCATAGTAAGTAG
- a CDS encoding SurA N-terminal domain-containing protein — translation MLLKFLRKKKNMKRIVWGLAIIIIPAFVVWGAGSTGKKRGKGPNYAGKIFNKKISFDKHADMWRVARDQAIRTFGNNVPAEFIDQMAWNRLLLLEAAKREKISANDSEVVERITSAPAFQRDGKFDKKLYKSMLGQAARSWENKLRDDILISKLREKATSSVSITDEEVKKEYRKKFEKIKASYISIPFGEFEKDVHYQELDLIKFYKENRGLFRKPEEINVKYIEVLFSQFDKEVYVDEEAIKRYFEEHIADYEKPDSEEMPVLDETIKKSISEKLGMEKKTSLAEELSYRVLDSLLDKKDMEKTAKAFALEAKETGFFNMQEEIPDIGWSYEFTKRGFELGDGEISNVLIKTDKGFYMIGLEERKASYIPEFSETRDTVITSYTKNKSIGLSEKEAKKIHARIKNGQTLESIGKEIKETDLITRNDYIPALGPAKDFVKACASLKIGEIPGPIKMAETWALLRLDEYQDMDEIKFIEEKEGFKEELLAKKKQDSFNKYFEELKKKSDFVSYTAE, via the coding sequence ATGTTATTAAAATTCCTACGCAAGAAAAAGAATATGAAGCGCATAGTTTGGGGGCTGGCTATAATAATAATCCCTGCCTTTGTCGTATGGGGAGCTGGCTCGACTGGAAAAAAAAGAGGCAAAGGTCCAAACTACGCAGGAAAGATCTTTAATAAAAAGATCTCTTTCGATAAACATGCTGATATGTGGCGCGTCGCAAGAGATCAGGCCATAAGGACATTTGGCAACAATGTGCCTGCTGAATTCATTGACCAGATGGCATGGAACCGTTTGCTTTTATTGGAAGCGGCAAAAAGAGAGAAGATATCCGCTAACGATAGTGAAGTAGTAGAAAGGATCACCTCAGCTCCTGCCTTCCAGCGCGATGGTAAATTTGATAAAAAATTATATAAATCAATGCTTGGCCAGGCCGCGCGTTCGTGGGAAAACAAACTGCGCGATGATATCCTTATCTCCAAACTCAGAGAAAAAGCCACCTCCAGCGTCTCTATAACTGACGAAGAAGTAAAAAAAGAGTACAGGAAAAAATTCGAGAAGATAAAGGCGTCTTATATATCAATACCGTTTGGCGAATTTGAAAAGGATGTACACTATCAAGAACTAGATCTTATAAAATTCTACAAAGAGAACAGGGGCTTGTTCAGAAAGCCTGAGGAAATCAATGTAAAATATATAGAAGTCCTTTTTTCTCAATTTGATAAAGAGGTCTATGTGGATGAAGAAGCTATTAAGAGATATTTCGAAGAGCATATCGCGGATTATGAAAAACCTGATTCAGAAGAAATGCCGGTGTTGGACGAGACAATAAAAAAGAGTATATCTGAAAAACTCGGCATGGAAAAAAAGACCAGCCTTGCGGAAGAGCTGTCTTATAGGGTCCTGGATAGTCTTTTGGATAAAAAAGATATGGAAAAAACTGCTAAAGCGTTTGCGCTTGAGGCAAAAGAAACAGGCTTTTTTAATATGCAGGAGGAGATCCCAGACATAGGCTGGTCATATGAATTTACAAAGAGGGGTTTTGAGCTGGGTGATGGAGAAATATCAAATGTCCTTATTAAAACTGATAAGGGTTTTTACATGATAGGGTTGGAAGAGAGAAAGGCCTCTTATATACCTGAGTTTTCAGAAACACGCGATACTGTAATAACCTCTTATACAAAAAATAAATCCATAGGGTTATCTGAGAAGGAAGCTAAGAAAATTCACGCAAGAATAAAAAATGGGCAAACCCTCGAGAGTATCGGAAAGGAAATCAAAGAGACTGATCTTATAACCAGAAACGACTACATACCTGCATTAGGCCCTGCCAAAGACTTTGTAAAAGCGTGCGCCTCATTAAAAATAGGCGAAATACCAGGCCCTATAAAAATGGCAGAAACATGGGCCCTATTAAGGCTTGATGAATATCAGGACATGGATGAGATCAAGTTTATTGAGGAAAAGGAAGGCTTTAAAGAAGAGCTTCTTGCAAAAAAGAAACAAGACAGTTTTAATAAATATTTCGAGGAATTAAAGAAAAAGTCGGATTTTGTAAGTTATACCGCGGAATAA
- the polX gene encoding DNA polymerase/3'-5' exonuclease PolX — MKNQEIAEVFRQIAQILEVRGENVFRVRAYERAARNIESMPEDIEVFVKEERLTAIPGIGKDLEEKIKEIVSSGRLEYLEDLKKNTPKGLIQMLSIPGVGPKTAKLLYDKLQIQDMVMLERMAHMGKIKDVPGIKQKTVENILRGIELIKKGRDRMDLKTAMDASQNFIEQLKKLKEVKRIDPAGSLRRMKDTVRDIDILVSSKSPGKVMDSFTRLPDVRDVLAKGPTKSSIVTKDGIQVDVRVIKNASYGAALMYFTGSKEHNIKLRQLAIKKGLKLNEYGLFRKEKAIAGKTEIEICKKLGISYISPELREDRGEVEASIEGDLPKLVELKDVKGDLHAHSKWSDGGSSIEEVVLKARELGYEYIAITDHSQGLKIAQGLNRDELKSKKKEIDSLNKKYKDIKVLYGTEVDIDSDGNLDYPDDILKDMDIVIAAIHSGFKQSKEKITERIIKACQNRYVNILAHPTGRLWGAREPYEIELEEILKVCRDTNTAIEINSYPQRLDLNDTGCRMAKEKGVKIAINTDAHIAAELDNINLGISVARRGWLEKKDVINTLSFEKLRDRL, encoded by the coding sequence ATGAAAAACCAAGAGATAGCTGAGGTCTTTAGACAGATTGCACAGATCCTTGAGGTAAGGGGAGAGAACGTATTCAGGGTTCGCGCGTATGAGCGCGCAGCACGCAACATAGAATCTATGCCTGAAGATATAGAGGTTTTTGTAAAAGAAGAGAGACTCACAGCCATACCTGGCATTGGAAAAGACCTGGAAGAAAAGATAAAAGAGATTGTTTCAAGCGGGAGGCTTGAGTATTTAGAAGATCTGAAGAAGAATACGCCAAAAGGACTTATTCAGATGCTATCTATACCGGGCGTAGGACCTAAGACAGCAAAGCTATTATACGATAAATTACAGATACAGGACATGGTGATGCTTGAGAGAATGGCTCACATGGGAAAGATAAAAGATGTCCCTGGCATAAAACAGAAGACCGTTGAAAATATACTGCGCGGCATAGAGCTTATTAAAAAAGGTAGAGACAGGATGGATCTAAAGACAGCAATGGACGCATCCCAGAATTTTATCGAGCAGCTTAAAAAGTTAAAGGAAGTAAAAAGGATAGATCCTGCTGGCAGCCTGAGGCGAATGAAGGATACAGTGAGGGATATTGATATATTGGTTTCCTCGAAGAGCCCTGGCAAGGTCATGGATAGTTTTACGAGGCTACCAGATGTGCGAGACGTACTTGCAAAAGGCCCAACAAAATCGTCAATAGTTACAAAAGATGGCATACAAGTAGATGTAAGGGTAATAAAAAATGCTTCATACGGCGCCGCGCTTATGTACTTCACTGGTTCAAAGGAGCATAATATAAAATTACGTCAGCTGGCGATAAAAAAAGGTCTGAAGCTGAATGAATATGGCTTATTCAGGAAGGAAAAGGCAATAGCAGGCAAGACCGAGATAGAAATATGCAAGAAATTAGGCATTAGCTATATCTCTCCTGAGCTAAGAGAGGACAGGGGTGAAGTCGAGGCGAGCATAGAAGGGGATCTTCCAAAGCTCGTGGAGCTAAAGGACGTAAAAGGCGATCTGCACGCGCATTCTAAATGGTCTGATGGTGGGAGTTCCATAGAGGAGGTTGTTCTAAAGGCAAGAGAACTGGGTTATGAATATATTGCTATTACAGATCATTCGCAGGGCCTTAAGATAGCACAGGGCTTAAATAGGGATGAACTAAAATCCAAGAAAAAAGAGATAGATAGCCTGAACAAGAAGTATAAGGATATAAAGGTATTATATGGTACAGAGGTGGACATTGATTCAGATGGGAACCTGGATTATCCTGACGATATCTTAAAGGATATGGATATTGTTATAGCTGCAATACATTCTGGGTTTAAGCAGTCAAAGGAGAAGATAACCGAGCGTATTATTAAGGCATGCCAGAACAGGTATGTTAATATCTTGGCGCATCCTACTGGTAGGCTCTGGGGCGCAAGAGAGCCGTATGAGATAGAGCTCGAAGAGATACTTAAGGTATGTAGGGATACAAATACAGCCATTGAGATAAATAGTTATCCCCAGCGGCTGGACCTAAATGACACAGGTTGCCGCATGGCAAAGGAAAAGGGCGTTAAAATAGCAATAAATACAGACGCGCACATTGCCGCAGAACTTGATAATATTAACCTAGGCATCTCCGTAGCCCGCCGAGGCTGGCTTGAGAAAAAGGATGTAATAAATACTTTGTCCTTTGAGAAATTGAGGGATAGGCTTTAA
- a CDS encoding cytochrome c biogenesis protein CcdA, translating into MTSTSEVSIIVSFVAGLLTFLSPCVLPLFPSYITYITGRSFEDLKTGGSSFNIRKITVLHSLFFILGFSIVFMLLGITFAYLGSFFGIRKSWLEKAGGILIILFGLHMAGVFNLGFLSRAKKTALAKRKTGYFSSLLIGMAFAFGWTPCVGPILSTILIYASTLESLPRAIMLLSFYSMGLGVPFLISSLLINQFLFIFNRFKGFMKFVPIITGVFLIGVGILLFLGIFSKLAGMLAA; encoded by the coding sequence ATGACTAGTACAAGCGAAGTCTCTATTATTGTATCTTTTGTGGCCGGGCTCTTGACGTTTCTTTCTCCGTGTGTCCTACCTCTTTTTCCCTCATATATAACATATATAACAGGGCGGTCTTTTGAGGATTTAAAGACTGGCGGATCTTCCTTTAATATAAGAAAGATCACTGTTTTACATTCCTTATTTTTCATACTCGGGTTTTCTATCGTATTTATGCTTCTCGGTATCACATTCGCGTACCTGGGAAGCTTCTTTGGCATAAGAAAGAGCTGGCTGGAAAAAGCAGGCGGGATACTCATAATTCTATTCGGCCTGCATATGGCTGGCGTGTTTAATCTGGGTTTTTTGAGTCGAGCGAAAAAAACAGCCCTTGCTAAAAGAAAAACAGGTTATTTTAGCTCTTTGTTAATAGGTATGGCATTTGCTTTTGGCTGGACACCGTGTGTGGGCCCTATACTTTCAACAATACTTATATACGCGTCCACGCTCGAGAGCCTGCCCAGGGCAATAATGCTTTTGTCGTTTTATTCAATGGGTCTGGGCGTACCGTTTTTGATCTCGAGTCTCTTGATAAACCAGTTTCTTTTTATATTTAACCGCTTCAAGGGTTTTATGAAATTCGTCCCGATAATTACAGGAGTATTCTTAATAGGCGTAGGCATACTGCTATTCTTAGGGATATTTTCAAAACTTGCAGGCATGCTTGCTGCATAG